A genome region from Accipiter gentilis chromosome 13, bAccGen1.1, whole genome shotgun sequence includes the following:
- the TEX30 gene encoding testis-expressed protein 30, translating into MSGPVEVKVKIPFGNKYLDAIFSVPKKKSTYGVILTHGAGGDMNFPHLVSLAAYLASHGVLCLRFTCKGLNIAYRTKAFKTVVEYLKLSDDYKLSGVFLADTLFSFILTCEKGRSMGSRAAASVIRQLSQDDDDDFIQGLICLSYPLHRPKLQSKLRDEDLLFIRCPVLFVSGSADEMCEKQLLEGVASKMKAPKKIHWVGKANHGMAVKGRTTEDVMEEINAQVFSWLRENIELERE; encoded by the exons ATGAGCGGGCCGGTAGAG GTTAAAGTGAAAATACCTTTTGGAAACAAATACCTTGATGCTATCTTTTCTGTCCCAAAGAAGAAATCAACATATGGAGTGATTCTTACCCATGGAGCTGGAGGAGATATGAATTTCCCTCATTTAGTGTCTTTGGCAGCTTATCTTGCATCCCATGGAGTTCTGTGCCTGCGGTTTACTTGTAAAGGCCTTAACATTGCCTATAGGACTAAGGCCTTCAAAACAGTTGTG GAATACTTAAAGCTTTCTGATGATTATAAACTTTCGGGTGTCTTCCTTGCAG ATacccttttttcctttattttaacatGCGAGAAAGGCCGTTCCATGGGCTCACGAGCTGCTGCCTCTGTGATACGTCAGCTTAGCCAGGATGATGATGACGACTTCATTCAAGGTCTAATATGTTTATCTTACCCGTTGCATCGACCAAAACTTCAGTCCAAGCTACGGGATGAAGATCTGTTATTCATCAGGTGTCCAGTGCTGTTTGTCTCGGGATCAGCAGATGAAATGTGTGAAAAA CAATTGCTAGAAGGTGTGGCAAGCAAAATGAAAGCCCCTAAGAAAATCCATTGGGTTGGTAAAGCAAACCATGGTATGGCAGTCAAAGGACGGACAACAGAGGATGTCATGGAAGAAATAAATGCCCAAGTTTTTTCTTGGCTTAGAGAGAATATTGAACTGGAGCGCGAATGA